In Pseudomonas alcaliphila JAB1, a single window of DNA contains:
- a CDS encoding DUF3429 domain-containing protein, producing the protein MHPFDAEKPPQLAVLLGYAGLVPFVGGALGIWVIPMGWRPFVLAALLGFAAVILAFMGAIHWGLAMRAEETDENAKLQLGLSVIPPLLGWAALAGGLPIGLSLPIFLFAFIGLYLADMHAVRVGLAPQWYPALRTPLTLVVCLSLLVAWASVLIH; encoded by the coding sequence ATGCACCCGTTCGACGCCGAGAAGCCGCCGCAACTGGCCGTGTTGCTGGGTTATGCCGGATTGGTTCCATTCGTTGGCGGTGCGCTGGGTATCTGGGTGATTCCCATGGGCTGGCGGCCTTTCGTGCTGGCTGCGTTGCTGGGTTTCGCAGCCGTGATCCTGGCTTTCATGGGCGCCATCCACTGGGGGCTGGCGATGCGGGCGGAGGAAACCGACGAGAATGCCAAGTTGCAGTTGGGGCTCTCGGTGATCCCGCCCTTGTTGGGCTGGGCTGCACTGGCTGGTGGACTGCCGATTGGCTTGTCGCTGCCGATTTTCCTTTTTGCCTTTATCGGCCTGTACCTGGCAGACATGCACGCTGTACGCGTAGGGCTGGCGCCGCAATGGTATCCGGCACTGCGTACGCCGTTGACGCTGGTGGTGTGCCTGAGCCTGTTAGTGGCCTGGGCCAGCGTACTGATCCACTGA
- a CDS encoding MmcQ/YjbR family DNA-binding protein translates to MTPDQIAAFCLALPGAREDLKWGSNRVFSVAGNKMFAILDFLGEDLAFKVDNDLFLGHVDRPGIRPAPYLARAHWISMNAHRPPLGDDELRQLLTRSHQLVVRRLPKRLQPGLLLDE, encoded by the coding sequence ATGACACCGGATCAGATCGCCGCCTTCTGCCTCGCCCTGCCCGGCGCCCGCGAAGACCTCAAGTGGGGCAGCAACCGGGTGTTCTCGGTGGCTGGCAACAAGATGTTCGCCATTCTTGATTTTCTTGGCGAGGATCTGGCCTTCAAGGTCGATAACGACCTGTTTCTCGGTCATGTAGACCGTCCAGGCATCCGCCCTGCCCCGTATCTGGCTCGTGCCCACTGGATCAGTATGAACGCCCACCGGCCGCCGCTGGGCGACGATGAGCTGCGCCAGTTGCTGACGCGCTCGCATCAACTGGTGGTGCGCCGCCTGCCCAAGCGCCTGCAACCCGGCCTGCTACTGGACGAATAA
- a CDS encoding diguanylate cyclase, whose translation MNARRRLRFSPWLLLSLLLCWSTWAGAVPLDVAQPSEQPLSLTTHAGILEDASRALQLSDVRSAEMAARFRYQESPSTSFALGFTRSAYWFRLDVGNSGDQPLTRLLVVDNPRISLVDAYVPDGQGGYRTWFTGADRPQTGKAYANRNFVFPLHLPAHTQQVVYLRVESSIGLHVPLQLWTADALRSYEREDDMARAGYMGIAIAMLLFNLMLFIALRDRLYLLYVTFVLITASALTIKNGMAPDWTLLGLPLNGNVAYYSAVSLTLSAMLLFMRGMLQTARLLPRVDPGLRALIALYLLSPLIYAFALPQVSRVAIVVNLLTAFVMLGVGLACALKRQRSAYFFLAAFGLLILGGASTSLRAMGLLPTNAFTVDGLQLGSSLEMLLLAFALADRINVMRQEKLQAQARLLQTREQLVDTLQRSERELEQRVAARTEELQVLNSRLETLSLTDALTGIANRRHFDEVLDKEWKRAQRVGEPLALAVLDVDWFKTYNDHYGHPAGDSCLQQIAQTLAATISRSTDLVARYGGEEFVFLAPSTGPDGAHSMAEKLVRAVEALALPHERSPLGHVSISVGIASMRNDGNSPAQTLVQRADAALYRAKAQGRNRVECG comes from the coding sequence ATGAATGCCCGTCGCCGTCTGCGCTTCTCTCCCTGGCTGCTGCTGAGCCTATTGCTGTGCTGGTCGACATGGGCCGGTGCCGTCCCTCTCGATGTCGCACAGCCGAGCGAGCAGCCGCTGTCGCTGACCACCCACGCCGGAATCCTGGAGGATGCCTCGCGGGCGCTGCAGCTTTCGGACGTGCGATCAGCAGAGATGGCCGCACGTTTTCGTTATCAGGAGTCTCCCAGCACTTCCTTCGCCCTGGGCTTCACCCGTTCGGCCTACTGGTTTCGGCTTGACGTTGGCAACTCCGGCGATCAGCCGTTGACGCGCCTGCTGGTAGTCGACAACCCGCGTATATCCCTGGTCGATGCCTACGTGCCGGACGGGCAGGGTGGCTACCGCACCTGGTTCACCGGCGCGGATCGCCCGCAGACGGGCAAGGCCTACGCCAACCGTAACTTCGTCTTCCCGCTGCACCTGCCGGCGCACACGCAACAGGTGGTGTACCTGCGCGTCGAGTCGAGCATCGGCCTGCACGTGCCGCTGCAACTCTGGACGGCCGACGCGCTGCGCAGCTACGAGCGCGAAGACGATATGGCCCGCGCCGGCTACATGGGCATCGCCATCGCGATGCTGCTGTTCAATCTGATGCTGTTCATCGCCCTGCGAGATCGCCTCTATCTGCTCTATGTGACTTTCGTGCTGATCACCGCCAGCGCCCTGACGATCAAGAACGGCATGGCCCCGGACTGGACGCTGCTCGGCCTGCCGCTCAACGGCAACGTGGCCTACTACTCGGCGGTCTCGTTGACCTTGAGCGCCATGCTGCTGTTCATGCGCGGCATGCTGCAGACCGCGCGCCTGCTGCCACGGGTCGATCCTGGCTTGCGCGCGTTGATTGCGCTGTATCTGCTTTCGCCGCTGATCTATGCCTTCGCGCTGCCCCAGGTGTCGCGCGTGGCCATCGTGGTCAACCTGCTCACTGCCTTCGTCATGCTCGGCGTGGGCCTGGCCTGCGCCCTCAAGCGTCAGCGCAGCGCCTACTTCTTCCTCGCTGCCTTCGGCCTGCTGATCCTCGGCGGTGCCAGCACCAGCCTGCGCGCCATGGGCCTGTTGCCGACCAACGCCTTCACGGTCGACGGCCTGCAGCTCGGCTCGTCGCTGGAGATGCTGTTGCTGGCCTTCGCCCTGGCCGACCGCATCAACGTCATGCGTCAGGAAAAACTGCAGGCCCAGGCCAGGTTGTTGCAAACCCGGGAGCAATTGGTGGATACCCTGCAACGGTCCGAGCGCGAACTGGAGCAACGCGTCGCCGCGCGCACCGAAGAGCTGCAGGTGCTCAACAGCCGTCTGGAGACCCTGAGCCTGACCGATGCCTTGACCGGCATCGCCAATCGTCGCCACTTCGACGAGGTGCTAGACAAGGAATGGAAGCGCGCCCAGCGCGTCGGCGAGCCGTTGGCCCTGGCCGTGCTGGATGTCGACTGGTTCAAGACCTACAACGACCACTACGGCCACCCGGCTGGCGACAGCTGTCTGCAGCAGATCGCGCAAACCCTGGCCGCCACCATCAGCCGTTCTACCGATCTGGTGGCGCGCTATGGCGGCGAGGAGTTCGTCTTTCTCGCGCCGTCGACCGGGCCCGATGGGGCGCACAGCATGGCCGAGAAACTGGTCCGGGCCGTCGAGGCCCTGGCGTTGCCACATGAGCGCTCGCCTTTGGGCCACGTCAGTATCAGTGTCGGCATTGCCTCGATGCGAAACGATGGCAACAGCCCGGCACAAACGCTCGTGCAGCGGGCCGATGCGGCGCTGTATCGGGCCAAGGCACAAGGCCGTAATCGGGTGGAGTGCGGCTGA
- the pnuC gene encoding nicotinamide riboside transporter PnuC — translation MSWLELVAAGLGIVAVWLTVRQNPWCWPIGLVMVLLYAWLFYDWRLYSNLLLQLLFAALQLYGWWQWTRGGERHDGRKVSRLGMLAALTGLLTGALGAGLLGYLMATYTDASSPWLDSALTAFSLVAQLWMAQKRLQCWALWVVVDLCYVAFFLYSELYLTAGLYAAFTALAVSGWLSWRRDPALQYAP, via the coding sequence ATGTCCTGGCTCGAACTCGTTGCTGCCGGGCTCGGCATCGTCGCGGTCTGGCTGACGGTGAGACAGAACCCCTGGTGCTGGCCCATCGGCCTGGTGATGGTGTTGCTCTACGCCTGGCTGTTCTATGACTGGCGCCTGTATTCCAACCTGCTTCTGCAACTGTTGTTCGCCGCGCTGCAGCTCTACGGCTGGTGGCAGTGGACCCGTGGCGGCGAACGCCATGATGGGCGCAAGGTCAGCCGCCTGGGCATGCTCGCAGCCCTGACTGGACTGTTGACCGGCGCGCTGGGTGCCGGGCTGCTCGGCTATCTCATGGCGACCTACACCGACGCTAGCTCACCCTGGCTGGATTCGGCCCTGACTGCCTTCAGCCTGGTCGCGCAGCTGTGGATGGCGCAGAAACGCCTGCAATGCTGGGCACTTTGGGTGGTAGTAGACCTCTGCTATGTGGCCTTCTTCCTCTATAGCGAGCTGTATCTTACTGCTGGTCTCTACGCTGCTTTCACCGCATTGGCCGTCAGCGGCTGGCTGAGCTGGCGTCGCGACCCGGCGTTGCAGTACGCGCCATGA
- a CDS encoding di-heme-cytochrome C peroxidase, protein MRLLRRALKLFILLALIGLAVALYYVANPNLPTYQQPSDLHYLNQWGEEQRQTYYYTPQGTTVKGLRYDWFSALEMPFGTEKFARLDYLARFGFLTDPKQQPSALNPGNLPVGFTRHQDSESGEHFLDISCAACHTGELRYKGQAVRIDGGAALHSLASTVPTLRGGGFGQALGMSMAFTYYNPLKFRRFAQEVLGDQYPQGRDQLREDFKQVLDRLLATAFNDWHRGLYPTEEGFGRTDAFGRIANTVFGDALDDANYRVANAPVSYPQLWDIWKFDWVQWNGSAMQPMARNVGEALGVGASLHLLDEHGKGVAEVDRYASSVRLHDLYTLEETLKRLQPPKWPEAVFGKVDLPLASRGKALYTENCAYCHAPDPKPRDQRLAPSRDPEWKMRVVPISIVGTDPTTADNIADHRFDISRLGWTKAELSKLDVRLYGASLDEIDFKSISSAKGLAYITAYVENRAYQDAGIGPRQRKEMDGYGLPIGVQEKRGYKARPLDGIWATPPFLHNGSVPNLFELLSPVYERQAQFWVGNFEFDPVRVGYRSDKFPGGFLLDTRVTGNGNGGHEFRDGCRQEGVIGRALSPDERLALIEYLKVLGNADLETQLSDVPVQAWTPGPSCEG, encoded by the coding sequence ATGCGTCTGCTCCGCCGTGCCCTGAAACTTTTCATCTTGCTGGCGCTGATCGGCCTGGCGGTGGCGCTGTATTACGTCGCCAACCCCAACCTGCCGACCTATCAGCAGCCCAGCGATTTGCACTATCTGAACCAGTGGGGCGAAGAGCAGCGCCAGACCTATTACTACACGCCGCAGGGCACCACGGTTAAAGGCCTGCGCTATGACTGGTTCAGCGCGCTGGAAATGCCATTCGGTACCGAGAAATTCGCCCGCCTGGATTATCTGGCCCGCTTCGGCTTTCTCACCGATCCCAAGCAGCAGCCAAGCGCTCTGAATCCCGGCAATCTGCCGGTCGGTTTTACCCGTCACCAAGACAGCGAAAGCGGCGAACACTTTCTCGATATCAGTTGCGCCGCCTGCCATACCGGCGAGCTGCGCTACAAAGGCCAGGCCGTACGTATCGACGGTGGTGCCGCCCTGCACTCGCTGGCCTCCACCGTACCCACCCTGCGCGGCGGCGGTTTTGGCCAGGCGCTGGGCATGAGCATGGCCTTCACCTATTACAACCCGCTGAAATTCCGTCGTTTTGCCCAGGAAGTCCTGGGTGATCAGTACCCGCAAGGCCGTGACCAACTACGCGAGGACTTCAAGCAGGTGCTCGACCGGCTGCTGGCAACTGCCTTCAACGACTGGCACCGCGGCCTGTATCCGACCGAAGAAGGCTTTGGCCGTACCGATGCATTCGGTCGTATCGCCAATACCGTGTTCGGCGATGCGCTGGATGACGCCAACTACCGCGTCGCCAATGCCCCGGTCAGCTACCCGCAACTCTGGGACATCTGGAAATTCGACTGGGTGCAATGGAATGGCTCGGCCATGCAACCGATGGCGCGCAACGTTGGCGAAGCCCTGGGCGTAGGCGCCAGCCTGCATCTGCTCGACGAACACGGCAAAGGCGTTGCCGAGGTTGATCGCTACGCCTCCAGTGTGCGCCTGCATGACCTCTACACCCTTGAGGAAACCTTGAAACGGCTGCAGCCACCCAAGTGGCCAGAGGCTGTATTCGGCAAGGTAGATCTGCCGCTGGCCAGCCGTGGCAAGGCGCTCTACACCGAGAATTGCGCCTATTGTCATGCCCCCGATCCCAAGCCGCGCGACCAGCGCCTGGCACCGTCGCGCGATCCTGAGTGGAAGATGCGCGTCGTACCGATCAGCATCGTCGGCACCGACCCGACCACCGCAGACAACATCGCTGACCATCGTTTCGACATCAGTCGCCTGGGCTGGACCAAGGCCGAGCTGTCGAAGCTGGACGTGCGTCTGTATGGCGCCAGCCTCGATGAAATCGATTTCAAGAGCATTTCCAGCGCCAAGGGCCTGGCCTATATCACTGCTTATGTAGAGAACCGCGCCTATCAGGACGCCGGTATCGGGCCACGCCAGCGCAAGGAAATGGACGGCTATGGCCTGCCCATCGGCGTTCAGGAAAAGCGCGGCTACAAGGCCCGCCCACTCGACGGCATCTGGGCCACCCCGCCCTTCCTGCACAACGGATCGGTGCCCAATCTGTTCGAGCTGCTCTCTCCTGTATACGAGCGGCAGGCCCAGTTCTGGGTCGGTAATTTCGAATTCGACCCGGTACGCGTGGGTTATCGCAGCGACAAGTTCCCGGGGGGTTTCCTGCTCGATACCCGCGTTACCGGCAATGGCAATGGTGGCCATGAGTTCCGCGATGGCTGCCGTCAGGAGGGCGTCATCGGGCGCGCCTTGTCGCCGGACGAACGCCTGGCACTGATCGAATACCTCAAGGTGCTTGGTAACGCCGACCTGGAGACTCAGCTCAGCGACGTGCCGGTACAAGCCTGGACGCCCGGTCCGAGCTGCGAAGGCTGA
- a CDS encoding AAA family ATPase: MKVLVLTGPESSGKSWLAAHIQARFGGVVVGEYVRHFIAEQQRDTCYADIAEIARGQLAWEDAARAARPPLLILDTHLLSNMLWSRCLFGDCPQWLEAELLARHYDQHLLLDPAGVPWVEDGQRCQPQLAERQAFHQACRGWLQGNGQRFCELSGGWDERRQAALKQVATLLDSVDQYAGPGH; the protein is encoded by the coding sequence ATGAAAGTACTGGTGCTGACCGGGCCGGAGTCCAGCGGCAAAAGCTGGCTGGCGGCGCACATACAGGCACGCTTCGGTGGCGTGGTGGTGGGCGAGTACGTGCGCCATTTCATCGCTGAGCAGCAGCGCGATACCTGTTACGCCGACATCGCCGAGATCGCGCGCGGCCAGCTGGCCTGGGAGGACGCGGCGCGGGCAGCCAGACCGCCGCTGCTGATCCTCGACACCCACCTGCTGAGCAACATGCTCTGGAGCCGGTGCCTGTTTGGCGACTGTCCGCAGTGGTTGGAGGCCGAATTGCTGGCGCGTCACTACGACCAGCATCTGTTGCTCGACCCCGCTGGCGTGCCCTGGGTCGAAGATGGCCAGCGTTGCCAGCCACAGTTGGCAGAGCGCCAGGCTTTTCATCAGGCTTGCCGGGGCTGGCTGCAGGGTAACGGGCAGCGTTTCTGCGAACTTTCTGGTGGCTGGGACGAGAGGCGCCAGGCAGCGCTGAAGCAGGTCGCAACGCTGCTCGACTCAGTGGATCAGTACGCTGGCCCAGGCCACTAA
- a CDS encoding DUF1294 domain-containing protein → MIGTERKGRLKSWDDAKGFGFIQPLSGGAEVFAHISVMRGDRRPQPGDEVLFIEGRDERGRPRAEHLRLAGELSLDRQSIRRKPKTPGTAAPVVRKAAAKSTHRSATQGSIQNFSSKALVLALLCILPLLGCVTLFGKGLWWVLPLYLLASLLSFLQYWLDKRSAQSGDRRTAENTLHLVELAGGWPGALIAQQTFRHKTRKASYQAVFWLIVAVHQLFWIDLLLLDGAYIARHIPLFVQ, encoded by the coding sequence GTGATCGGTACCGAACGCAAGGGGCGCCTTAAAAGCTGGGATGACGCCAAGGGTTTTGGTTTCATCCAGCCGCTGAGCGGCGGTGCTGAAGTCTTCGCGCACATCTCGGTGATGCGCGGTGATCGCCGCCCGCAGCCGGGCGACGAAGTGCTGTTCATCGAGGGGCGTGACGAAAGAGGGCGGCCACGTGCCGAGCACTTGCGCCTGGCTGGTGAGCTCAGCCTCGATCGCCAGTCTATCCGGCGCAAACCGAAAACGCCCGGCACGGCGGCACCGGTAGTGCGCAAGGCTGCTGCCAAATCCACGCACCGGTCAGCGACTCAAGGCTCCATCCAGAACTTCTCCAGCAAGGCCTTGGTGCTCGCTTTGCTGTGCATCCTGCCATTGCTCGGCTGCGTGACGCTGTTCGGCAAGGGGCTCTGGTGGGTATTGCCGCTTTATCTGCTGGCCAGTCTGCTGAGTTTCCTGCAGTACTGGCTGGATAAACGCAGCGCTCAGAGCGGTGACCGGCGCACGGCGGAAAACACCCTGCATCTGGTCGAACTGGCTGGTGGTTGGCCAGGTGCGCTGATCGCTCAGCAGACATTCCGGCACAAGACGCGCAAGGCTTCCTATCAGGCTGTTTTCTGGCTGATCGTCGCAGTTCATCAACTGTTCTGGATCGATCTGCTGCTGCTCGACGGCGCCTACATCGCCCGCCACATACCCTTATTCGTCCAGTAG
- a CDS encoding sigma 54-interacting transcriptional regulator produces the protein MLDPFDACEALLQPLQAAGWSVRHCTPETLNGHAGDALLLHLDQRPSHALLKQLQLTGLGCIVLADAERSRQIGSEELVGEWCFAALILPGEMPRLLETLQQAQAATRLRRLKSGRQLPQYLGNCGAARSLRRQLDRLSRIEGPLLVSGERGSGKHLLARLLHQRSSFAAQAMRAIDCAEPLDEAALAASSVTSVLLENASLLSAADQQRLLDYLQRHPQAHLLTLDRGELVQALQQGRFRRDLFHQLATQQLQTPNLREHPGDLSLLAEHFAKQHGAMIGRYHRRFSEEAIDAMISHPWPGNVRELRNRVIRALVLAQGRQILAADLGLRPAQASIDAPVTLEDYILRAERQALNDVLGRYANNMSQAARTLGVSRPTFYRLLHKHRLR, from the coding sequence ATGCTCGATCCTTTCGATGCATGCGAAGCGCTGCTTCAACCATTGCAGGCCGCTGGCTGGTCAGTGCGGCACTGCACGCCAGAAACGCTCAACGGCCATGCAGGTGATGCACTCCTGCTTCACCTCGATCAGCGACCGAGTCATGCATTGCTCAAACAGCTGCAACTGACGGGACTGGGTTGCATCGTGCTGGCGGATGCCGAGCGATCGAGGCAGATCGGCAGCGAAGAGCTGGTCGGCGAATGGTGTTTCGCCGCGCTGATATTGCCGGGGGAAATGCCCCGCTTATTGGAAACCTTGCAACAGGCACAGGCAGCCACTCGCTTGCGCAGATTGAAAAGCGGACGACAACTGCCGCAGTACTTGGGCAATTGCGGTGCAGCGCGCAGTCTGCGTCGGCAGCTGGATCGCCTGAGCCGTATCGAAGGGCCGCTACTTGTCAGCGGGGAACGTGGTAGCGGCAAGCATCTTCTGGCCCGCTTGCTCCATCAGCGCTCATCCTTTGCTGCCCAGGCCATGCGCGCTATCGACTGCGCCGAGCCTCTCGACGAGGCCGCTCTCGCCGCATCGAGCGTTACCAGCGTACTGCTCGAAAACGCTTCCCTGCTTTCTGCGGCTGATCAGCAAAGGTTGCTGGACTACCTGCAGCGCCATCCTCAAGCACATCTATTGACCCTGGACCGAGGCGAGTTGGTGCAGGCACTGCAGCAGGGACGTTTCAGGCGGGATCTGTTTCATCAATTGGCGACGCAACAGCTACAAACGCCGAATCTGCGCGAACATCCAGGTGATCTGTCGCTGCTCGCCGAGCATTTCGCCAAACAGCACGGGGCGATGATCGGGCGGTATCACCGGCGTTTCAGTGAAGAAGCGATCGACGCCATGATCAGCCATCCCTGGCCAGGCAATGTGCGCGAGCTGCGCAATCGCGTGATACGCGCACTGGTGCTGGCTCAAGGACGACAGATTCTTGCAGCCGACCTTGGCTTGCGCCCGGCACAGGCCAGCATCGACGCTCCGGTAACGCTGGAGGACTACATACTGCGGGCCGAACGGCAGGCGCTGAACGACGTCCTGGGCCGCTACGCCAACAACATGAGCCAGGCGGCGCGGACGCTCGGGGTGTCTCGGCCAACCTTCTATCGCTTGCTGCACAAGCATCGCCTGCGCTGA
- a CDS encoding undecaprenyl-diphosphate phosphatase: MDFWVAFQALMLGIVEGLTEFLPISSTGHLIVVGDLLGFNGEKATAFKIIIQLGAILAVIWEFRAKVLGVVVGLPSDPNAQRFTFNLLLAFIPAVIFGLAFADLIEHWLFNPITVAMALIIGGIIMLWAEKREHAIKAETVDDMTWKLALKVGLAQCLALIPGTSRSGATIIGGLVFGLSRKAATEFSFFLAMPTMVAATVYSLVKYRDILQMSDLPIFAIGFVSTFIVAMITVRALLKFITSHSYAVFAWYRIAFGLVILATWQLHLIDWSTAQP, translated from the coding sequence ATGGATTTCTGGGTGGCCTTTCAGGCTCTGATGCTGGGCATAGTGGAAGGCTTGACCGAGTTCTTGCCGATTTCCAGCACCGGGCACCTGATCGTGGTCGGTGACTTGCTGGGCTTCAATGGCGAAAAGGCGACGGCGTTCAAGATCATCATCCAGCTCGGCGCCATCCTGGCGGTCATCTGGGAGTTTCGAGCCAAGGTGCTCGGCGTCGTCGTCGGTTTGCCCAGCGACCCGAACGCGCAGCGTTTCACCTTCAACCTGCTGCTGGCATTCATTCCTGCGGTGATTTTTGGCCTGGCCTTCGCCGATCTGATCGAGCATTGGCTGTTCAATCCGATCACAGTGGCCATGGCATTGATCATTGGCGGCATCATCATGCTCTGGGCGGAGAAGCGCGAACACGCGATCAAGGCCGAAACGGTCGACGACATGACCTGGAAGCTGGCATTGAAGGTTGGTCTTGCGCAATGTCTGGCACTGATTCCGGGTACGTCGCGTTCGGGCGCCACCATCATCGGCGGCCTGGTGTTTGGTTTGTCGCGCAAGGCCGCGACCGAGTTCTCCTTCTTTCTGGCCATGCCGACCATGGTCGCGGCTACGGTCTATTCGCTGGTCAAGTACCGCGACATCCTGCAGATGAGCGACTTGCCGATCTTCGCCATCGGTTTCGTCAGCACCTTCATCGTGGCGATGATTACCGTGCGCGCACTGCTCAAGTTCATCACCAGCCACAGTTATGCGGTGTTCGCCTGGTACCGCATTGCCTTCGGCCTGGTGATTCTCGCCACCTGGCAGCTGCACCTGATCGACTGGAGCACGGCGCAACCGTGA
- a CDS encoding methyl-accepting chemotaxis protein: MNSLRSLPISRRLWLILALAILTLILQGAYMLRQIHIDLYAGKSEKTEHVVQSAAGILKHFHSLESAGSLSREEAQKQAMEVVRGLRYDGQEYFWINDQTPVMLMHPMNAKLEGQNLSGFKDPDGKALFNEMVAITRSQGAGQVDYRWPKPGATDPVPKISYVELFQPWGWIIGSGVYVDDVQVEFRAQAVKAMSIGLLIALLLTGLVVLITRSIVQPLQAAVDAMASISSGEGDLTRNLDTHGRDELTALATYFNAFTAKLRHVIRQMLDSAGSLDQAARSLGDISSEAQRHSQQQAQQMELVATAVNEVTYGVQDVAKNAEHASSEMHTAEDQASQGQQNIEASLRQIDQLSGTIDKAVEVIQSLASESTQIGSVLEVIRSIAEQTNLLALNAAIEAARAGEQGRGFAVVADEVRLLAQRTQQSTAEIQGMIERLQGNSEAAVKVINESSRASQLTVEQASQAGESLAQIAQSLRNLTGLNASIASATLQQSHVVEDINQNVTQTAALAHNTAEAAEQSSAASQHLKQLADQLNRLLGQFRV; the protein is encoded by the coding sequence ATGAACAGCTTACGTAGTCTTCCTATCAGCCGCCGTCTATGGCTGATCCTGGCGCTGGCCATTCTGACGCTGATCTTGCAGGGCGCCTACATGCTGCGCCAGATCCACATCGATCTTTACGCCGGCAAATCGGAAAAGACCGAGCATGTGGTGCAGAGTGCGGCCGGTATTCTCAAGCACTTCCATAGCCTGGAAAGCGCCGGCAGCCTGAGCCGCGAAGAGGCGCAGAAGCAGGCCATGGAAGTGGTGCGCGGTTTACGCTACGACGGCCAGGAGTACTTCTGGATCAACGACCAGACCCCGGTCATGCTCATGCATCCGATGAATGCCAAGCTCGAGGGCCAGAACCTTTCCGGTTTCAAGGATCCGGACGGCAAGGCGCTGTTCAACGAGATGGTCGCCATCACCCGCAGCCAGGGAGCCGGCCAGGTCGACTACCGCTGGCCGAAACCTGGCGCCACTGACCCGGTACCGAAAATCTCCTACGTCGAGCTGTTCCAGCCCTGGGGCTGGATCATCGGCTCCGGCGTCTATGTCGATGACGTACAGGTGGAGTTCCGAGCCCAGGCGGTGAAAGCCATGAGCATCGGTCTGCTGATCGCCCTGCTCCTGACTGGACTGGTGGTGCTGATCACTCGCAGCATCGTGCAGCCGCTGCAGGCCGCAGTGGACGCCATGGCCAGCATTTCCAGCGGCGAAGGTGACCTGACTCGCAACCTCGACACCCACGGGCGTGACGAATTGACCGCCCTGGCGACCTATTTCAACGCCTTCACCGCGAAGCTGCGCCATGTGATCAGGCAGATGCTCGATTCGGCAGGCTCGCTCGATCAGGCTGCCCGCTCGCTTGGCGACATCTCCAGCGAAGCGCAGCGCCACAGCCAGCAACAGGCGCAACAGATGGAGCTGGTGGCGACCGCCGTCAACGAGGTGACCTACGGCGTACAAGACGTGGCGAAGAACGCCGAGCACGCCTCCAGCGAGATGCATACCGCCGAGGACCAGGCCAGCCAGGGCCAGCAGAACATCGAGGCGAGCCTGCGCCAGATCGATCAGTTGTCGGGCACCATCGACAAGGCCGTCGAGGTGATTCAATCACTGGCCAGCGAGAGCACGCAGATCGGCAGCGTGCTGGAGGTGATCCGTTCCATCGCCGAGCAAACCAACCTGCTCGCCCTCAACGCCGCCATCGAGGCTGCCCGCGCCGGTGAGCAGGGCCGCGGTTTCGCCGTGGTCGCGGACGAAGTGAGGCTTCTGGCACAACGTACCCAGCAGTCCACCGCTGAAATTCAGGGTATGATCGAGCGCCTGCAAGGCAACTCCGAGGCCGCCGTCAAGGTGATCAACGAAAGCAGCCGCGCTTCCCAGCTGACCGTGGAGCAGGCCAGCCAGGCCGGTGAGAGTCTCGCCCAGATCGCCCAATCGCTACGCAACCTGACCGGGCTCAACGCCTCGATCGCCAGCGCCACCCTGCAGCAATCCCACGTGGTGGAAGACATCAATCAGAACGTCACGCAGACGGCAGCACTGGCCCACAACACCGCCGAGGCTGCCGAACAGTCGAGCGCGGCCAGCCAGCACCTGAAACAGCTGGCCGACCAGCTCAATCGTCTGCTTGGGCAATTCCGCGTATGA